The genomic segment GTGAATTTGGACGAAGTCAGAAATATTGCAGAGAAGGAAAATATTTCCGACTATGACCGTATCCGAAACACACTTATTGATTATATAGACAACGAATTACTTTCTCCTAAGATCGCTCCTCCTGGAGAAGGAAAAGATAATCCGGTAGATCTATTAGAAGTCCATGATGACAATTACAGCTTTATCACCAACGGAAGGGTTTCTTTTTTAGAAAAAAGTAATGAAGAGATCCGCGTAGACGATATCAATAAAATAGAAGCGTTACCTCCTGTCCCTGCTCAGGGAGGAAACAAGTAATGGATCTTCCTACTCCAGCCGAAATCATTTCTCTTAGAGTAAAAGGGGGACGATTTTGGAAATGGCTGGTAGTATTTTCACTGATCGCAGTGACAATACTGGCCGGAAGGATCTATTCTTCTCAGTCCACTCAAGGATTCAGAGAAAGAAAAAAATCGGTAGATTCTAAAGTTAGGATACTAAGAGAGATCGGAAATTCATTCGAATCCTCAGAACTCAAAAAAGATCTTCAAAAAATAGAAAATTATTCCGCAGACTTGAACTCTGCTTCCAAAGTAGGAAGTGTACAGGAAAAAACGGATAGCTTAGCGTTACTCGAAAGGGCACTTCCTGAATCTATGAAACGTTGGTCCGAATTTGCAGAAACTTCTTCGGATAAACTTTTGCAACATGTAGCAAAAGAATCCCGTTTTTTAAAAATGGAATCGGAAGATCATCATCCTCTTACTGTAAAAGAAGAAGAAAGGGCCAATGATTATTTCAGAATGGCAAGGGAAGAATGGCTTTCCGGAAATAAATTCCGGAGAGACGGAAATCATCTTTACGCATTAGTATTATATAAAAGATCCTTAAAATACTCTCTATCTAGCTTAAAAGTATCGAAACTTCCTTATCCGGAAGAATACAGAAACGCTGCAAACCGCCTCATAAAAAACTAGTCTCAGCACATAAAAAAGTAGAGGAATTTTCTCGCTTAGGCTTCAAAAGAAGTCATTCCGGAGGAAATTATCCTCCTTCTCCCAATGAGAATCGAAGTTTTATATAAATTTTTTCTCTATAGTCCTGCCAGTCATTTACCAGTATGGGAAGAAGGAACAGGCTTACTCGGATTACTCCCCAAAGAAAGAGTTCTAATGGAACTCGCAGACTTAAGTGCCTCCGAAAGAGAATTTGAAAGGATCCCGGAAGAATTTTTAATCCGAGAAATTCCAGAAACCGTTCTAGCATTTTTCCAAAAACAAAGAGCTATTCCCGTTCTCGGTCCCTTAGGAGAAAAATTAGAAGACTGGGACAAACCTAGGTTTCTCGCAGAGCTTAGTAGATCCTCCTGGATGGCTAAGGAGACAGAAAAACCGAAAGTTTCTCCACAAAAGACGGAAGAAGAAAAGGCAAAACAAAGCCAATGGTTTATGGAAGTACTTCTCCAGAACTTTCCGGATGGATTGCTTGCCACTGACTTGGATGGACATACGGTATTTTATAACGAGACATTCGAGAAGGAAATACTTATCAAAAAATGGTTTAGAGACAGCATTCTTCAGGCAGAAAAACTACTGAAAGAAATGTCCAAGGACCTACTTGGAAATTATCTTAAAACGCATGAATTAAGATTAGAAGAAGGAAGACTTTCTGTTCAGACATTTATTCCGGATCTGGATTGTATCGTAAGAGTATCTATCCTGAAACAAAAAGGAAAGCCTCTAGGTTATCTGTATCACTTCTCCCCAGCTTCCGCAAAACTAAATAGCCAAGATGGAGAAGGATTTGCGTTCCCTTCAGTAACAGAAGCTTTCAACCAAAAACTTCCACTCGAAACGATGTTAAAAGAAGTGGAAGGAAGTTATATTTATCACACACTCAAAAGAAACCAAGAGAATGTTTCCCATGCCGCCTTGGACTTAGGAGTGCCAAGAACGACTCTACAAAATAGAATTAAGTTTTTGGATTTAACCAGTAAGTTCAAATTGAATAAGGACCAGCCGATCCCTAGAAAGAAAACAGGCAAACAAAGTCCTATTAAAAAGACTGTTCCTCAAACAAACAAACCTGCGATTGCGGAAACCAAACCAAAACCAAGTTCTAAAAAAAAGCAGGTAAGTTCTAAGAAAAAATCCACGTCTAAAAAAAGGACAAAGCAAAAATAAAAGCCTTGACAGAGTTTGTAATCTGGAAATAGTCCACATTAAGAGCCGACCCTTTCCTCTCTTCCGAGCATACGCTCGTTTGAAAAAATAAGGGATTCCCCGGTCGCTTAATAAAGAACCGACTACCCGGATCCTTCAAAACCCGCTCTTAATCGAATAAAAAATGAATACAGGAAGGTCCTCCTTCCAAATCCAATACACGGTATTCCATGGCTAACCCAAGACGAGACTCCAAGCCCCGAAACAACTATCAAAACAACAATAACGACGCACAAAACGATAATAACGAAGAAGAACCGAATTTACCGGAAGATGATCCGGAAACGGCAGAGATTCGTTCCAGAAAAAGACGTCGTGGTTCCTACGAGGGACCTACACCTGCTCCTATAGATCTAGTAGCACTTAAAAAGACATCCATCGCAGAACTGATCGAAGTCGCTAAAAATCTTGGCGTAGAGAATACAGGCGGACTAAAAAAGCAAAACTTAATATTCGCCATCCTACAAGCCCAAGCTGAAAGAGAAGGTCAGGTCCATGCTGCAGGCGTAATGGAAAGATTGCCTGATGGATACGGTTTCCTCCGATCTCCGGATTATAACTATGTTCCAGGTCCGGACGATATTTATGTATCTCCTTCCCAGATCAAATTATTTGGACTAAGAACTGGAGATACGGTCGAAGGACAGATCCGTCCGCCAAAGGAATCCGAAAGATTCTTCGCAATGCTTCGTGTGGAAACCGTAAACGGATACACACCAGATGTAGCAAGCAAACGTGCGTTATTCGACAACTTAACCCCACTTTATCCGAACGAAAGATTAAGAATGGAACATGATCCTTCTCAGTTAGATACAAGGATCGTAGATCTAATGTGTCCGATCGGAAAAGGACAAAGAGCACTTATCGTTGCGCCGCCTAGAACAGGTAAAACAATCCTGATGCAGAATGTGGCAAACGCGATTACCAGCAATCACCCGGAAGTTACTTTAATCGTACTGCTCATCGATGAGCGTCCGGAAGAAGTAACAGACATGGCCCGTAACGTAAGGGGAGAAGTAGTATCTTCTACTTTCGACGAACCTGCTACCCGCCACGTACAAGTTGCCGAGATGGTCATCGAAAAGGCAAAAAGACTGGTAGAACACGGAAGAGATGTGGTCATTCTGCTCGACTCAATCACCCGTCTTGCCCGCGCTTATAACCAGGTCATCCCGACTTCCGGAAAAATACTCTCCGGTGGTGTGGATTCAAACGCACTTCACAAACCGAAAAGATTTTTCGGTGCCGCTCGAAATATCGAAGAGGGCGGATCACTTACTATCATCGCGACCGCACTTGTGGATACCGGATCCAAAATGGACGAGGTGATCTTCGAAGAGTTCAAAGGTACCGGTAATATGGAGATCCATTTGGACAGAAAACTTTCCGATAAGAGGATTTTCCCAGCGATCGATATCAATAAGTCCGGAACCAGAAAAGAGGAGCTCCTACTACCTAAGGAAACCCTCCAGAAGGTCTTTGTGCTCCGAAAAGTGCTTTCTCCCATGAGCATCACAGAAAGCATGGAATTATTACTCGAGAAGATGAGACAGTCTAAGACTAACGAGAGCTTCTTGGGCAGTATGAACGCCTAATAAGATTTTGGAAAAGGGGACAACATGAAAACAGACATCCATCCTAAATACGCTGACGCCAAAATTCGCTGCGCTTGCGGGGCGGTTTACGAGACTCGCACTACGGTCGGAGACATCCACGTAGAAATTTGCTCCAACTGCCACCCATACTTCACCGGAAAATCCAAAATTCTGGATACAACTGGTCGAGTAGACAAGTTCAAGAAAAAATACAAAATCTCCTAATCGAGGTTTTAGGTTTGGGGGCGTCCCCTTTGCTTTCGCAAAGGTCGGGCTCCTCCGAGCTGCGCCTGCGCTCCGGTCGCTTCGCGACTGCTCCGCACTCTCCGGATCCCTAACGCATCCAAAAAAGAAATCTCCCCAGTTAAAAGTGCTTTCCTCCTTCATCAACAAAGTCTAATCTAAGAAAGGCAATCATCATGTCAGTAATGGATTTTAATCGATATAAAGAGATCAATGACCAAAGACTAAACTATAGAGAAATGGAAGACGCAACCGTTGTTTCCAACTATAGAAACGTAGGTTGTGGAGACGGATATCGTATTTATCTTAAGATAGACGAGAATAGAAAAGTCACAGACGCAAGTTTTACTACCACTGGTTGTGGATTCGGGATCGTTGCACTTGCAATGGCCACAGAGATCGCTAAGGGAAAGACCATTGATGAGCTCAAAAACGTCACCACTGACGACGTTGAAAAACAATTCGAGTTCCCTGAACGCAGAAAAAATTATCCTGAATCAGCAGTAGCAGCGCTACAACAAGCAATCCATGATTACGAAACCGGAGCAGGGGTTCCAAAAGAAAGAAGGATCACAGCTGCAAAAGCAAAAGAGATTCTTGCGGAAACCGGAAGCCTAAAAGGTCAGGACTTATCTTCTATCATATTAGAAAAAGAAGATCTACATGGAGTGGATTTCTCCGGAGCAAATCTAAACAACGCATTCTTAACCAACTGTAATTTTGCAGGAGCCAATTTCGAAGGCGCACGCTTGCGCGGTGCCTTCTTAAACGGAGCAGACTTAACTGGAGCCAACCTAAAAGGTGCGGACTTACGTTGGGCAAAACTCGCGGGAGCCAAGATAGAAGGTGCGGACTTTACCGACGCAGTCTACGATATAGGCACTAGAGTTGATCAAAGACAAATACATATTTTCTCTTCCATGAAGAAGGAAGGAAAAGATATCTATATGGAGAAACATGAAGCCGGGTGATAAAGCCAAACTGACCAAAAGAAGTTTTCTTTTAAAGGGAGTGATCGTACTCACCGGCGCTCAAGTGGAGATCCAAGAGATAAATGGGGATAAGGTTTCCGTTTTGTATAATGATAGAGAAGGATACCCGCATACAATCGAAGATCTCACCCTTGCAGATCTTGCTCCTATCGATTAATTAACTCTAGGCCTCGCACTAACCGAGTTCTAAATCTGCTTTACAAATTCTCCAGGAAGGTTTTAACTTCTTCGCGGAGAAATTAGAGAGATGATATATAGAACACTCATTATTTTGTTATTGGCTGTGGTTACAATTATGCCAGGGATATCCTGTTCTTGGATGGACGATGTTCCGATCCTGACTTGGTTCGTAGAAGACGATGACGAAGAGGAAAGAAAAGAATTTCACGATCTACTAGTATTGATCGCGATCTTATCAAATAACGGTCATAACGGAAATCTAACCGTGCAAAGTCTGGAAGTAAAAACAAAGATTTCTTCTTTGTCAAATCCCAACCGGGCGATATTCTGCTCTTTATTGCAAACTCAGGATCCTTCCCAGTTTAAGGAGTATTGTTTAAATCCTTAACGGATCTATTTTGTGATCTTGGGCGTCTTCGCGTGAGAAAAAAATAGAGATGCAATTTTCACGCGAAGCGGCTAAGTTGAGAAGATTCTTCAATACACAAAGATCTTCTGTGAATTTTCCCTTCTGCAACCGAAAGATAATTTATACGATTTTATCGACCGTATTCTTGTTCGAATGCAGTGCAGCCACTTATTCCACAATTTCCTATTCAAAATACGAACAAATTCGAACAGTTCGTGAAAACGCGATATCTTCTGAAAATTTAAGTCTGATCACCACCAGATTTCTAAAAAGTAACGATCTATACAAAAGATACCAAGAAGCACCCAGAGTAGTCATCTATGATCTGGACAATAGGTTAGTAGCATTAAAAACAAGAGAACTTGCCTACTATTTAGCAGAGTTATGCTATCAAGTAGGATCTGAGCTGGATCTTGAAGATCCAATGTTCGCAAGGATGTTTGCTTCTTCCTTAGTATACTCGTATACGTATTTATTTGATAAAAAAGCAACGCCGGCTGCGGATCCGTTCTCTATGGAGTTTAGATTTGCACTCGAAACTTACAATAGATCACTCGCACAATTAGTTCGATTTGCCAAAAGGAATAGAAAACTCGCCAATCTAACGGATCTAAATCTTCCTCTCATAAGAGGCGCGCTCTCCATGACCAGGGCAGAGGTAGAAACAGCCTGGACCCCGAAAAACTTTTTAGAAGTAGAAGTCGCCTACGATTATAAAAATGCAGGATTCTCGAATCAAATCAGTAAGTTCGGGATAGGGACTCCGCTGATTTTGATCAGAAAACATCCTGAAAAAGAACCGATAGAAAGAAGAAAATATGAATTTGTAGCCGGAGTAGGTCAGGCATATCCCGGAACGGCACTCGTAACATTGGAAGAATCTTATTTAGAAAATCGTAATCTAACTTTAAAGGCAGTTATCCATTTATACGATCCAGTTCATAGGGACCGAATACAGTTTTCCGGATTGGATCTGCCTATGGAAAGTGATACAACCACTCCGCTAGCTTATATGTTATCGGGGGCGGAAAAGAGAGACGGATTTTTTGCTAAGTTCGACGGAGAGGTCGGGCTAGAAAGAAAAGGGTTATACCTAATTTATCCATACAAAAAAGGAAAGATCCCGGTAGTATTCGTGCATGGTCTTGCTTCTTCTCCTTTTATTTGGTTTCCGATGATTAACGAACTCTTGGCTGATCCTAAGATTAAAGATAATTATCAGTTTTGGGTATACTGGTATCCAACAGGAAATCCGATCACTATTTCCGCAGCAGACTTTAGGGATACACTCCGAGATCTTCGAAAAACCTATGATCCAAAAGGAGAAGATTCTTCCTTCGATAAGATGATGCTCGTAGGTCATAGTATGGGTGGGCTTCTTTCAAAACTGATGGTAACCAAAAGTAAAAAAGAAGATTGGATGAAAGTTGCAAATGTTTCCCCCGAAAAATTCGATCTTCTTAACTCCGACTCCAAAGAAGAAGTTAAACGAGTATTCGATTTTAAACCTTTGCCGTTCGTGAAAAGGGTAGTGTTTATAGCGACACCACATAGAGGTTCCAATCTTGCAGAAGGATTTTTGGCATCTATCGCAAGGATCTTATTTGTACTTCCTAAGGGCGCTCTTCATAATATAGGAAAGGCCTATAAGTTTTTAATATCCGACTCAGAAGAGGAATCCATTCTTCCGGAAACGTATGGAGTGGACGGGCTTTCTCCCAATAGTCTATTCATGAAGGTTACGGGAGAATTGAAACCCGAAGTTCCATTTCATTCGATAATAGGAAATTCTAAGTTTAGAGATCTGGAATGGATCAATGATTCAGTGGTCTCATATGATAGTTCTCATATAGATGGGGCAGAATCTGAACTTCTGATAGATTCGGATCATTCTGTCCAAGATCATATGCCCACAATCCTTGAAATAAAAAGGATTCTCTGGGAACATTCCGGGATTTCTAAAAAGTAATTATTACATGAGGGCACCTCTCATTTCTCCGTTAAATCAATATTTTATTTCTAAATAGTATATTAATTTTTCATAATATCATTATTTCTCTATTCTGAAAAAGGATATCCAATATGGAATATGAGGGGCCTTTTGTATATAATTTGGGATAAGAACATTTTTCTATATTTAAAATTTTTATGTCTGTATTGCCAACGCCGAACGTTAGTGTTGTCAGAAGAGTGAAGTTCCAAGCGGAGCTTGCGCAAAATAGAAAGCAAATCTACTCGGATCGACGGCGTGATGTAAATTCCTTGGTCAGCACGTTGTCGGTCTTTTCTTTTAAGAATTCATCCCTTTCCAAAGCCAATCAAAGGATTCTGAAAGTGTTTGGTCCAATTCCCCTTCTAAAAGCCAAAGATTTTTATTCAAGAATGCTTCTTTTACTTCTTTGGGAGGATTATGATGCTGCCAAAGCATTAGTCCTAAAAAATAAAAACGTAATATAAATTTTCTGGCATTTGCGATCGTAAGTCCGGTCTCTCTGGAGAGCCAGATCCTTGCCAGTTCGTCCATTCCATCCGAAGTATTCTTTTTGAATTCGTATAAAAAGTCCTGGTCCACATTACTTTCTAGAATTCCCGGAATGATTAATCCTACGAACATGAAAATTTCATTTTGGGAAAATTGACGAATGATCTTTTCTTTTAGTTTGGCTAAAGAATATTCAGGACCTTGCAGTAGTTCGGCCATTTCCTTAAAAAAAGATTCAGTTTCTTGCAAATGAAGTGTGAGAAAAATTTCTTCCCTGGTTTTGAAATAGAAGTAGATCACTCCCTTGGTAACACCTGCT from the Leptospira andrefontaineae genome contains:
- the rho gene encoding transcription termination factor Rho gives rise to the protein MANPRRDSKPRNNYQNNNNDAQNDNNEEEPNLPEDDPETAEIRSRKRRRGSYEGPTPAPIDLVALKKTSIAELIEVAKNLGVENTGGLKKQNLIFAILQAQAEREGQVHAAGVMERLPDGYGFLRSPDYNYVPGPDDIYVSPSQIKLFGLRTGDTVEGQIRPPKESERFFAMLRVETVNGYTPDVASKRALFDNLTPLYPNERLRMEHDPSQLDTRIVDLMCPIGKGQRALIVAPPRTGKTILMQNVANAITSNHPEVTLIVLLIDERPEEVTDMARNVRGEVVSSTFDEPATRHVQVAEMVIEKAKRLVEHGRDVVILLDSITRLARAYNQVIPTSGKILSGGVDSNALHKPKRFFGAARNIEEGGSLTIIATALVDTGSKMDEVIFEEFKGTGNMEIHLDRKLSDKRIFPAIDINKSGTRKEELLLPKETLQKVFVLRKVLSPMSITESMELLLEKMRQSKTNESFLGSMNA
- a CDS encoding esterase/lipase family protein — encoded protein: MQFSREAAKLRRFFNTQRSSVNFPFCNRKIIYTILSTVFLFECSAATYSTISYSKYEQIRTVRENAISSENLSLITTRFLKSNDLYKRYQEAPRVVIYDLDNRLVALKTRELAYYLAELCYQVGSELDLEDPMFARMFASSLVYSYTYLFDKKATPAADPFSMEFRFALETYNRSLAQLVRFAKRNRKLANLTDLNLPLIRGALSMTRAEVETAWTPKNFLEVEVAYDYKNAGFSNQISKFGIGTPLILIRKHPEKEPIERRKYEFVAGVGQAYPGTALVTLEESYLENRNLTLKAVIHLYDPVHRDRIQFSGLDLPMESDTTTPLAYMLSGAEKRDGFFAKFDGEVGLERKGLYLIYPYKKGKIPVVFVHGLASSPFIWFPMINELLADPKIKDNYQFWVYWYPTGNPITISAADFRDTLRDLRKTYDPKGEDSSFDKMMLVGHSMGGLLSKLMVTKSKKEDWMKVANVSPEKFDLLNSDSKEEVKRVFDFKPLPFVKRVVFIATPHRGSNLAEGFLASIARILFVLPKGALHNIGKAYKFLISDSEEESILPETYGVDGLSPNSLFMKVTGELKPEVPFHSIIGNSKFRDLEWINDSVVSYDSSHIDGAESELLIDSDHSVQDHMPTILEIKRILWEHSGISKK
- a CDS encoding pentapeptide repeat-containing protein, with product MSVMDFNRYKEINDQRLNYREMEDATVVSNYRNVGCGDGYRIYLKIDENRKVTDASFTTTGCGFGIVALAMATEIAKGKTIDELKNVTTDDVEKQFEFPERRKNYPESAVAALQQAIHDYETGAGVPKERRITAAKAKEILAETGSLKGQDLSSIILEKEDLHGVDFSGANLNNAFLTNCNFAGANFEGARLRGAFLNGADLTGANLKGADLRWAKLAGAKIEGADFTDAVYDIGTRVDQRQIHIFSSMKKEGKDIYMEKHEAG
- the rpmE gene encoding 50S ribosomal protein L31 — protein: MKTDIHPKYADAKIRCACGAVYETRTTVGDIHVEICSNCHPYFTGKSKILDTTGRVDKFKKKYKIS
- a CDS encoding PROCN domain protein; protein product: MDLPTPAEIISLRVKGGRFWKWLVVFSLIAVTILAGRIYSSQSTQGFRERKKSVDSKVRILREIGNSFESSELKKDLQKIENYSADLNSASKVGSVQEKTDSLALLERALPESMKRWSEFAETSSDKLLQHVAKESRFLKMESEDHHPLTVKEEERANDYFRMAREEWLSGNKFRRDGNHLYALVLYKRSLKYSLSSLKVSKLPYPEEYRNAANRLIKN
- a CDS encoding helix-turn-helix domain-containing protein; this encodes MRIEVLYKFFLYSPASHLPVWEEGTGLLGLLPKERVLMELADLSASEREFERIPEEFLIREIPETVLAFFQKQRAIPVLGPLGEKLEDWDKPRFLAELSRSSWMAKETEKPKVSPQKTEEEKAKQSQWFMEVLLQNFPDGLLATDLDGHTVFYNETFEKEILIKKWFRDSILQAEKLLKEMSKDLLGNYLKTHELRLEEGRLSVQTFIPDLDCIVRVSILKQKGKPLGYLYHFSPASAKLNSQDGEGFAFPSVTEAFNQKLPLETMLKEVEGSYIYHTLKRNQENVSHAALDLGVPRTTLQNRIKFLDLTSKFKLNKDQPIPRKKTGKQSPIKKTVPQTNKPAIAETKPKPSSKKKQVSSKKKSTSKKRTKQK
- a CDS encoding TetR/AcrR family transcriptional regulator, with product MDKKRARRPEEKEIRKQSIVAALRELLVKQKHPLPSTQEIAEAAGVTKGVIYFYFKTREEIFLTLHLQETESFFKEMAELLQGPEYSLAKLKEKIIRQFSQNEIFMFVGLIIPGILESNVDQDFLYEFKKNTSDGMDELARIWLSRETGLTIANARKFILRFYFLGLMLWQHHNPPKEVKEAFLNKNLWLLEGELDQTLSESFDWLWKGMNS